The Girardinichthys multiradiatus isolate DD_20200921_A chromosome 6, DD_fGirMul_XY1, whole genome shotgun sequence genome window below encodes:
- the sdr39u1 gene encoding epimerase family protein SDR39U1, translating into MRVLIGGGSGFVGRELTRLLRDKGHEVTVISRQPGPGRITWGELESRGLPPCDGAVNLAGENVLNPLRWWNESYKKDLFSSRIDTTKALSQAITASSSPPRSWVLVSGVACYKPSLTAEYTEDSDWTPFDLLSQLCKEWEAAAFLPESAAKTTRQVVIRPGAVLGQDGGAMKQMLLPFWLGLGGTLGSGRQPFPWIHVSDLAGIIAQSLEPPILSEATPPTPQVYNGVAPTITTNYEFTKELGRILRRPTIFPVPEFIMSVLLGSERAVILTQGQKVIPMKTLESGYQFKYPDLTSALKQIVGS; encoded by the exons ATGAGAGTCTTAATCG GAGGGGGGTCTGGCTTTGTGGGTCGTGAACTGACACGTCTGCTCAGAGACAAGGGTCACGAGGTCACGGTGATATCCCGTCAGCCTGGTCCAGGGAGGATAACATGG GGCGAACTGGAGTCTCGCGGCCTGCCGCCATGTGATGGTGCTGTCAACTTGGCTGGGGAGAATGTTCTTAACCCCCTTCGATG GTGGAATGAAAGCTATAAAAAGGATTTGTTCTCCAGTCGTATTGACACAACTAAAGCTCTGTCTCAAGCCATCACCGCGTCTTCCAGCCCTCCTCGCTCCTGGGTGCTGGTGTCAGGTGTAG CTTGCTACAAACCCAGCCTGACAGCTGAGTACACTGAAGACAGCGACTGGACGCCATTTGACCTCCTTTCACAACTTTGCAAAGAGTGGGAGGCTGCAGCATTTCTTCCTGAGAGTGCTGCAAAAACCACCAGACAAGTCGTCATTCGACCCG GGGCAGTGTTGGGTCAAGACGGTGGTGCCATGAAGCAGATGCTGCTGCCCTTCTGGCTCGGGCTCGGGGGCACACTGGGCTCTGGAAGACAGCCGTTCCCCTGGATCCACGTCTCGGATCTGGCAGGAATCATTGCTCAATCTCTGGAGCCCCCCATCCTCTCTGAAGCCACGCCCCCTACACCACAAGTGTACAACGGAGTCGCACCCACGATCACCACCAACTATGAGTTTACCAAGGAACTGGGTCGGATCCTGAGGCGACCCACGATCTTTCCTGTTCCCGAGTTCATCATGAGCGTCCTGTTGGGCTCTGAGAGGGCTGTGATTCTCACTCAGGGCCAGAAAGTCATCCCCATGAAGACACTAGAGTCTGGATATCAGTTCAAGTACCCAGACTTGACCTCAGCCCTGAAGCAAATTGTAGGGAGTTAA